One Candidatus Korarchaeum sp. DNA segment encodes these proteins:
- a CDS encoding pyridoxal-phosphate dependent enzyme, which produces MEMLHQTTLLKGFKFPGTFFRAKSIQIGKGWKRIYVKWEGDNPTGTQKDRAAFTHVRRAIEQGYDTVTVGTCGNFGVALAYFADLLGLRAVIYVPSSYMNGRVWEMRRYGAKVILVDGKYEDAVERSVIDAMKYGYYDSNPGSVNGGVALESFKEIAYEIVDALGSVPDLVSVPLGNGTTLAGIYEGFAEIARAGLSRRVPVILGATTIYGNQVAETLKRGSAELIALNESDIRETEHNEPLVSMRSFDGEYALEAIRMSNGHVFEFDDDELLTLAEELKKEGLNPLPASASSLGAIERYVSEFGGEFEVAVAVVTGVRRNG; this is translated from the coding sequence ATGGAGATGCTTCACCAGACAACCTTGCTTAAGGGCTTCAAGTTCCCCGGAACGTTTTTTAGAGCAAAGAGCATCCAGATAGGTAAGGGATGGAAAAGGATATACGTTAAGTGGGAAGGGGACAATCCGACAGGAACTCAAAAGGACAGAGCCGCTTTCACGCATGTCAGAAGGGCCATAGAACAGGGGTATGATACCGTAACCGTGGGGACCTGCGGGAACTTCGGCGTGGCTCTAGCTTACTTCGCTGACCTCCTCGGGTTGAGGGCCGTGATATACGTCCCCTCAAGTTACATGAACGGTAGGGTGTGGGAGATGAGGAGGTATGGAGCTAAAGTGATCCTCGTTGACGGTAAATATGAGGACGCTGTGGAAAGGAGTGTAATAGATGCTATGAAGTACGGGTACTACGATTCCAACCCGGGTAGCGTTAACGGAGGCGTTGCCCTAGAGTCGTTCAAGGAGATAGCTTACGAGATAGTCGATGCGCTGGGCTCGGTCCCCGACCTGGTCTCAGTCCCTCTGGGGAACGGCACGACGCTAGCGGGTATCTACGAGGGTTTCGCTGAGATCGCGAGAGCCGGGCTCTCCAGGAGGGTCCCAGTCATCCTAGGGGCTACTACGATCTACGGAAACCAGGTAGCTGAGACGCTGAAGAGAGGCTCCGCTGAGCTCATCGCACTGAACGAGAGCGATATCAGGGAGACCGAGCACAATGAGCCCCTGGTCTCCATGAGGTCATTCGATGGGGAGTACGCTCTGGAGGCGATAAGGATGAGCAACGGTCATGTCTTCGAGTTCGATGATGATGAGCTCTTAACGCTAGCTGAAGAGCTCAAGAAGGAGGGATTGAATCCTCTCCCGGCCTCAGCCTCCTCCCTCGGAGCTATCGAGAGGTACGTTAGTGAGTTCGGCGGTGAGTTCGAGGTAGCCGTAGCAGTGGTCACTGGGGTGAGGAGGAATGGTTGA
- a CDS encoding DUF1611 domain-containing protein: MVDALILAEGKYDTSDAKTAHGLVRKSMRYRIVGVIDSKYAGMDAGEVLDGRRRGIKIYGSLEEALRENPGVSVLIVGVAVAGGMLPPEYRATIREAMERGLSVLSGLHEFLSDDPEFSRISKERGVEIIDVRKIYQNMKIFYSGRIREVNSYRIVVLGTDACIGKRTTAWMLADELNGRGIKAVFIGTGQTAWMQGAKYGIVLDAMINDFITGGLEHEVWRAYVEERPDVIIVPGQGAMLHPAFPGSFEIVNLLSPQAVILQHAPGRKHLEDFPEFPMPPLEKYIRLVELMTDRKPVAITVNTEGMSPEEVEMYIEEVERKYGIVACAPLMHGVSKIADLLAGEIKVGLEVLR; the protein is encoded by the coding sequence ATGGTTGACGCTCTGATACTGGCTGAGGGGAAGTACGATACATCCGATGCGAAGACGGCTCACGGTCTCGTGAGGAAGTCGATGAGGTACAGGATAGTGGGGGTCATAGATAGCAAGTACGCTGGGATGGACGCCGGGGAGGTGCTCGACGGGAGAAGGAGGGGGATAAAGATATACGGGAGCCTGGAAGAAGCGTTGAGGGAGAACCCGGGCGTCAGCGTGCTCATAGTGGGGGTCGCAGTGGCAGGGGGGATGCTCCCGCCGGAGTACAGAGCTACGATAAGGGAGGCCATGGAGAGGGGGTTGAGCGTACTATCGGGACTCCACGAGTTCCTCAGCGATGACCCAGAGTTCTCGAGGATCTCTAAGGAGAGGGGTGTGGAGATAATAGATGTGAGGAAGATTTACCAGAACATGAAAATATTTTATAGTGGGAGGATAAGGGAGGTAAATTCGTACAGGATAGTCGTACTGGGGACCGACGCTTGCATAGGTAAGAGGACCACGGCTTGGATGCTGGCCGATGAGCTCAACGGGAGGGGGATAAAGGCGGTGTTCATAGGGACCGGACAGACGGCCTGGATGCAGGGGGCTAAGTACGGTATAGTGCTGGATGCGATGATAAACGACTTCATAACTGGTGGACTGGAGCACGAGGTCTGGAGGGCTTACGTTGAGGAGAGGCCTGACGTGATAATAGTGCCGGGGCAGGGGGCCATGCTTCATCCCGCCTTCCCGGGAAGCTTTGAGATAGTCAATCTCCTATCCCCTCAAGCGGTGATCCTTCAGCACGCTCCCGGGAGGAAGCACTTAGAGGACTTCCCAGAGTTCCCGATGCCCCCTCTGGAGAAGTACATCCGCTTGGTAGAGCTCATGACTGACAGGAAGCCCGTAGCAATAACGGTGAACACCGAGGGAATGAGCCCCGAGGAGGTGGAGATGTACATCGAGGAGGTCGAGAGAAAGTACGGTATAGTGGCTTGCGCACCCCTGATGCACGGTGTGAGCAAGATAGCGGACCTCCTAGCTGGGGAGATAAAGGTTGGACTTGAGGTGCTTCGATAG
- a CDS encoding GNAT family N-acetyltransferase has translation MGEGEEGGAGDLVTFRDLGPGEIDEYVDFDAPMSWVFLTEEERESLGYEEYLRIHRELIRSLYESNIRNRIIAAYIGGSIVGVVWIGMRLDTVHYVPVCYVYDIEVKEEFRGRGLGSKLLQMAEETCREWGLEELMLSVEATNSEALSWYERRGYGVKRLLLSKRV, from the coding sequence ATGGGAGAGGGTGAGGAGGGAGGAGCTGGGGATCTAGTTACCTTCAGGGACCTGGGTCCCGGGGAGATAGACGAGTACGTGGACTTCGATGCCCCCATGAGCTGGGTCTTCCTCACTGAGGAGGAGAGGGAATCACTGGGTTACGAGGAGTACCTGAGGATCCACAGGGAGCTCATACGCTCCCTCTACGAATCCAACATCAGGAACAGGATAATAGCCGCTTACATCGGCGGTTCGATCGTGGGTGTGGTCTGGATCGGGATGAGGCTGGATACGGTGCACTACGTCCCCGTATGCTACGTGTACGACATAGAGGTCAAGGAGGAGTTCAGGGGGAGGGGTTTAGGGAGCAAGCTGCTTCAGATGGCGGAGGAGACCTGCAGAGAATGGGGATTGGAGGAGTTGATGCTCTCAGTTGAGGCTACCAACTCCGAGGCGCTGAGCTGGTACGAGAGGAGGGGATACGGGGTGAAGAGACTGCTCCTGAGCAAGAGGGTCTGA
- a CDS encoding CFI-box-CTERM domain-containing protein: protein MSLLVALSLTLAIIPLRGAIAQSDFWVSMSPERLEVLPGEVASFDITLTISGSVSGSFKFEVTGVPPYTFYELRASTGKFQLKIYTSQETPSGEYVVKVFVSLGENRKVAEVKLVVKEGSLEPDFEVRLSPSSLKVFPGDVASFSISVVPYGGFSERISLSVSGLPPYSYYKLEGVGSEVVLKVITSSSTPIGQYNLTVEGSGGGKVRRANALLIVGGPAAPAQEGKLSVSLMPSLLELEQGGRGTVTLRVYREGEFKQPVVLLIGGLPEGSYASADINNTLPNFVSLIGITVGNETPPGDYRIILNVVGGSLRIEKEFTLRIIPKPMQTIPMRDETQVRTEVKPSETTASLSGEEAPKDFSLEVLPVSISIQRGGRGSVAVTLKRVSGNLKEVSLSAVGPEDLSIGFHPRDRLKPGETTSLMVEARGGPGVYTVVIEGRGDGLVRSTTLTVRVEEGGSRCFIATASFGEGSEALERLRDFRDRFVMSTYSGSRFLYAFNSFYYLWSPWVAEVIRQNPALASTVRYSLLPLLGALEVGRLSFKHSPLGEELSIAISGVLVSLMLGSIYLTPVGLLIGARRRRSSLRSALLCFISGFSGTILGSSVLWDELVMISTSLLVVSALIIPALSLPSLLRAALIRPSCSGAVSSPRIPSSRTSSAPRSW, encoded by the coding sequence TTGTCCCTGTTAGTAGCTCTATCGCTCACCTTAGCCATTATCCCGCTAAGGGGGGCTATAGCTCAATCCGACTTTTGGGTCAGCATGTCCCCTGAGAGGCTGGAGGTGCTGCCGGGGGAGGTAGCGTCCTTCGACATAACGCTGACGATCTCGGGGAGCGTGAGCGGTAGCTTCAAGTTCGAGGTCACAGGAGTACCACCTTACACGTTTTACGAGCTGAGGGCATCCACTGGGAAGTTTCAGCTTAAGATATACACATCTCAGGAGACCCCTTCTGGGGAATACGTCGTTAAGGTCTTCGTATCCCTGGGGGAAAACCGAAAGGTAGCGGAAGTCAAGCTAGTCGTTAAGGAGGGTTCTTTGGAGCCTGACTTCGAGGTGAGACTGAGCCCATCCTCCCTTAAGGTATTTCCCGGTGATGTAGCGAGCTTCAGCATTTCCGTGGTTCCTTACGGCGGCTTCTCCGAGAGGATAAGCTTATCCGTGTCCGGGCTACCGCCCTACTCCTACTATAAGCTGGAGGGGGTCGGCAGCGAGGTAGTGCTGAAGGTGATCACATCCAGCAGCACGCCGATCGGTCAGTACAACCTGACCGTGGAGGGGAGTGGTGGAGGGAAGGTGAGGAGGGCTAATGCGCTCCTGATCGTGGGCGGTCCCGCAGCTCCCGCTCAGGAGGGTAAGCTCTCGGTCTCCCTGATGCCCTCCCTCCTCGAGCTGGAGCAAGGTGGTCGTGGTACCGTGACCCTGAGGGTCTACAGGGAGGGCGAGTTCAAGCAACCCGTGGTTTTGCTGATCGGTGGGCTACCCGAGGGGAGCTACGCCTCGGCAGATATCAACAACACCCTGCCCAACTTCGTCTCCTTGATCGGCATAACCGTGGGAAATGAGACCCCTCCCGGGGACTACAGGATCATCTTAAATGTCGTAGGAGGCAGCTTGAGGATCGAAAAGGAGTTCACGCTTCGGATCATCCCCAAACCGATGCAGACGATCCCAATGAGGGATGAGACTCAAGTTAGGACTGAGGTGAAGCCGTCGGAGACCACCGCAAGCTTGAGTGGTGAGGAGGCCCCTAAGGACTTCTCCCTGGAGGTGCTCCCGGTGTCGATCTCGATCCAGAGGGGAGGGAGGGGCTCCGTTGCCGTCACATTGAAGCGCGTTAGCGGGAACCTGAAGGAGGTATCGCTCTCCGCGGTAGGTCCGGAGGACCTATCCATCGGTTTTCACCCCAGGGACAGGCTTAAGCCCGGGGAGACCACCTCACTTATGGTGGAGGCCAGAGGTGGCCCCGGGGTCTACACCGTGGTGATCGAGGGCAGGGGTGACGGGCTAGTGCGCTCGACCACGCTCACGGTGAGGGTGGAGGAAGGGGGATCGAGGTGCTTCATCGCTACGGCCTCCTTCGGGGAGGGAAGCGAGGCTCTTGAAAGGTTGAGGGACTTCAGGGACAGGTTCGTCATGTCCACCTACTCTGGCTCGAGGTTCTTATACGCCTTCAACTCCTTCTACTACCTCTGGAGCCCCTGGGTCGCTGAGGTCATAAGGCAGAACCCAGCGCTGGCTTCCACGGTCAGGTACTCTCTGCTCCCTCTCCTAGGGGCCCTTGAGGTGGGCAGGCTCTCCTTCAAGCACTCACCGCTCGGTGAGGAGCTCTCGATCGCGATATCAGGAGTTCTCGTATCCCTCATGCTGGGTTCGATCTACCTGACCCCGGTGGGCCTGCTGATCGGAGCAAGGAGGAGACGTAGTTCCCTTAGATCAGCTTTACTCTGCTTCATATCTGGATTCTCAGGGACTATCTTAGGTTCTAGCGTGTTATGGGATGAGCTGGTGATGATCTCAACGAGCTTGCTTGTCGTATCAGCATTGATCATTCCAGCCCTCTCCCTTCCGTCCCTCCTGAGAGCCGCTCTGATCAGACCCTCTTGCTCAGGAGCAGTCTCTTCACCCCGTATCCCCTCCTCTCGTACCAGCTCAGCGCCTCGGAGTTGGTAG
- a CDS encoding ATP-dependent DNA ligase — MLFRELAEIARRIASTSSRSDKVRIASKLIRELEPEEAYKCLLILTGRLLPPSDPRSLDVSWSTLWKVVRGLSAVEEVKGSDVGEAVEHALSRLRKRQTTLESPPLTVSEVYSTLESLASFGERARKEALLSSLFSRLEPVESWLIANAMVGETRLGLSEGLLIDAVASAYGLRREDVERASMVMGSPYEIVRAGGKLEFHPRTFRPLRPMLAQSSESLEEALRELRRCSLEFKLDGMRVQIHRSYGKVRLFSRRMSDITSIAPEVVGELREGLRANEAIVEGEIIAEREGRPLAFQDMMRRFRRKELDHKLIEEIPLRLYLFDALLIDEKSLLDSPYEERRRELEVIAGDLPLVPNLITDDLREAEEFMRRAIGSGHEGVMVKDPRSPYVPGVRGRYWLKVKARESLDLVIVAAERGYGRRSRWYSDYYLAARDESGGFSVVGKTFKGLTDEEFEWMTRRLEEITIRKEGKLIFVKPEMVVEVAFNEVQRSPKYESGYALRFARIIRIRDDKSADEADTLDKVKKIYLKSGK, encoded by the coding sequence GTGCTCTTCAGGGAGCTAGCTGAGATAGCTAGGAGGATAGCCTCCACCAGTTCCAGAAGCGATAAGGTTAGGATAGCTAGCAAGCTAATCAGGGAGTTAGAGCCTGAGGAAGCTTATAAATGCCTCCTAATACTCACGGGAAGACTGTTACCTCCCTCGGATCCCAGGTCCCTCGACGTCTCCTGGTCCACCCTCTGGAAGGTGGTTAGGGGCCTCTCGGCCGTGGAGGAGGTGAAGGGGTCTGATGTCGGCGAGGCCGTGGAGCATGCGCTATCCAGATTAAGGAAGAGGCAGACCACCCTCGAAAGCCCTCCTCTGACCGTGAGTGAGGTTTACTCTACCTTAGAATCGCTCGCTTCATTCGGAGAGAGAGCAAGGAAGGAGGCATTGCTCTCATCCCTGTTCTCCAGGCTGGAGCCGGTGGAGTCGTGGCTCATAGCTAACGCCATGGTGGGGGAGACCAGATTGGGTCTCAGCGAGGGTTTGCTGATAGACGCCGTGGCTTCGGCTTACGGACTCAGGAGGGAGGATGTGGAGAGGGCCTCGATGGTCATGGGATCCCCATACGAGATAGTGAGGGCGGGAGGTAAGCTGGAGTTCCATCCGAGGACCTTCAGACCCCTGAGGCCCATGCTAGCTCAGAGCTCGGAGAGCCTCGAGGAGGCCCTGAGGGAGCTGAGGAGGTGCTCTCTAGAGTTCAAGCTCGATGGAATGAGGGTCCAGATTCACAGAAGCTACGGGAAAGTGAGGCTCTTCAGCAGGAGGATGAGCGATATCACCAGCATAGCCCCGGAGGTCGTCGGTGAACTCAGGGAGGGCCTGAGGGCCAACGAGGCCATAGTGGAGGGCGAGATAATAGCTGAGAGGGAGGGGAGGCCCCTGGCCTTTCAGGACATGATGAGGAGGTTCAGGAGAAAGGAGTTAGATCATAAGCTCATCGAAGAGATCCCGCTTCGGCTATATCTCTTTGATGCACTTTTAATTGATGAAAAGAGCCTTCTAGACTCCCCCTACGAGGAGAGGAGGAGGGAACTAGAGGTTATAGCCGGAGATCTCCCTCTAGTTCCGAATTTGATCACGGATGACTTGAGGGAGGCTGAGGAGTTCATGAGAAGGGCCATCGGATCGGGACACGAGGGGGTGATGGTGAAGGACCCCAGGTCCCCATACGTCCCTGGGGTGAGGGGGAGGTACTGGCTGAAGGTTAAGGCTAGGGAAAGCCTGGATCTCGTGATAGTGGCGGCTGAGAGGGGATACGGGAGGAGGAGCAGGTGGTACAGCGATTACTACTTAGCGGCCAGGGACGAGAGCGGAGGATTCTCCGTGGTCGGGAAGACCTTCAAGGGGCTCACGGATGAGGAATTCGAGTGGATGACTAGGAGGCTTGAGGAGATAACCATTAGGAAGGAGGGGAAGCTCATATTCGTTAAGCCCGAGATGGTGGTTGAGGTGGCCTTCAACGAGGTTCAGAGGAGCCCTAAGTACGAGAGCGGCTACGCCCTGAGGTTCGCGAGGATAATCAGGATAAGGGATGACAAGAGCGCTGATGAAGCCGACACCCTAGATAAGGTTAAAAAAATTTATTTAAAGTCGGGGAAGTGA
- a CDS encoding zinc-binding dehydrogenase, protein MRAIVVREHGGPEVLEYDENYPDPKVGPNDVLVEVKATAMNHLDIWVRKGVRGATLPRILGSDIAGIVREVGEAVSDVRVGQEVIVAPGYGCGKCEHCLSGRESMCKQYRMPGYHVDGGYAELTVHPERAILSKPSNLSFEEAASVPLVFLTSWHMLRTLAELREGEWVLIWGAGSGVGISSIQIAKLHGANVIATVGDDWKVERAHGIGADYVVNRSKEDVVARVREITGEGVDVVVDSVGSVTWMSSLKCLKVGGRMVSVGATSGEQATIDVRYVFSKQLRILGSYMGSRAELMQVLRFIEAGKLKPVIDSTFRLEEARKAHERMERSEMFGKIVIVPR, encoded by the coding sequence ATGAGGGCCATCGTGGTACGCGAGCATGGAGGTCCTGAGGTGCTCGAGTATGATGAGAACTACCCCGATCCCAAGGTGGGTCCTAACGATGTCCTAGTTGAGGTCAAAGCTACTGCCATGAACCACCTTGACATATGGGTGAGGAAGGGAGTCAGGGGAGCCACGCTCCCCAGGATACTGGGCTCGGATATAGCTGGGATCGTTAGGGAGGTTGGGGAAGCTGTAAGCGATGTGAGAGTGGGACAGGAGGTGATAGTAGCTCCCGGTTATGGATGCGGGAAGTGCGAGCACTGCTTGAGCGGTAGGGAGAGCATGTGCAAGCAGTACAGGATGCCAGGCTATCACGTCGATGGTGGCTACGCGGAGCTCACAGTTCACCCTGAGAGGGCTATCCTGAGCAAGCCCTCAAACTTGAGTTTTGAGGAAGCCGCATCAGTTCCTCTGGTCTTCCTGACTTCTTGGCACATGCTGCGAACCCTAGCTGAACTGAGGGAAGGAGAGTGGGTGCTGATCTGGGGGGCCGGGAGCGGTGTCGGCATATCATCGATACAGATAGCTAAGCTTCACGGTGCCAACGTGATAGCTACGGTCGGTGATGACTGGAAGGTAGAGAGAGCTCACGGGATAGGAGCGGATTACGTCGTAAACAGGAGCAAGGAGGACGTTGTCGCTAGGGTGAGGGAGATAACTGGGGAGGGGGTGGATGTGGTGGTGGATTCCGTGGGCAGCGTTACCTGGATGAGCAGTCTCAAGTGCCTCAAGGTGGGTGGGAGGATGGTGAGCGTAGGCGCTACCTCAGGGGAGCAGGCCACGATAGACGTGAGGTACGTCTTCTCGAAACAGCTCAGGATACTCGGATCCTACATGGGGAGCAGGGCTGAGTTAATGCAGGTGCTCAGGTTCATCGAGGCCGGAAAGCTGAAGCCCGTTATAGACTCTACCTTCAGGCTCGAGGAGGCTAGGAAAGCTCATGAGAGGATGGAGAGGAGCGAGATGTTCGGAAAGATAGTGATAGTCCCCAGGTGA
- the metG gene encoding methionine--tRNA ligase subunit beta: MFDVEEFWKFDLRVGRVVGAERVPRSEKLIRLEVDFGTERRTVVTGIADQVNPDQLMGKKMIFVLNLKPKKLMGVESRGMLLLAEEENGKVHLIEVPEEVPEGTKVW, from the coding sequence ATGTTCGATGTAGAGGAGTTCTGGAAGTTTGACCTGAGGGTGGGAAGGGTAGTGGGGGCCGAGAGGGTTCCCCGGTCTGAGAAGCTGATAAGGCTCGAGGTTGACTTCGGTACTGAGAGGAGGACCGTGGTGACTGGAATAGCCGATCAAGTGAACCCAGATCAATTAATGGGGAAGAAGATGATCTTCGTCCTAAACCTGAAGCCGAAGAAGTTGATGGGTGTGGAGAGCCGAGGGATGCTCCTGCTCGCTGAGGAGGAGAACGGGAAGGTCCACCTGATAGAGGTACCCGAGGAGGTGCCTGAGGGGACTAAGGTGTGGTGA
- a CDS encoding dihydrodipicolinate synthase family protein, with product MPMRFHGIIPPHVTPFTQEGELDLASLDKLLDFWLDAKVHGLASCASNGEGPMLDEDERGRVLEFVIDKAGGQVPVIAGVSSPSTRALLRQVSQAEKLGVDGILLTPPYYFKPSPKELLEHYKLVFKSTSVPILLYNVTKFVGYDIPIDTVVKVADHDNFAGIKESSGLVWRISELIRSLKGRGSVLAGTGDVLLDTLVLGGDGGIVAVSIFAPELAVELYNSFKAGDLRRASSIQLTLTMLNEIVVKKYNQLSATKEALRLRGLPGGYARMPSQPLSEEEREEVKRALRSAGLL from the coding sequence ATGCCCATGAGGTTCCATGGGATAATACCACCTCACGTGACTCCTTTCACTCAAGAGGGCGAATTAGACCTGGCCTCCTTGGATAAGCTCCTCGATTTCTGGCTAGATGCTAAGGTGCACGGGTTAGCGAGTTGCGCCAGCAACGGAGAGGGACCCATGCTCGATGAGGACGAGAGGGGAAGGGTGCTCGAGTTCGTGATCGATAAGGCGGGGGGGCAGGTACCGGTGATAGCCGGTGTCAGCAGCCCCTCGACGAGGGCTCTGCTGAGGCAGGTGAGTCAAGCTGAGAAGCTGGGTGTGGATGGCATCCTCCTGACCCCTCCCTATTACTTCAAGCCAAGCCCTAAGGAGCTTTTGGAGCACTATAAGCTCGTATTCAAGTCCACTAGCGTTCCGATACTCCTCTACAACGTCACGAAGTTCGTTGGCTACGATATCCCGATAGATACGGTAGTTAAGGTGGCTGACCACGATAACTTCGCAGGTATAAAGGAGTCCAGCGGGCTTGTCTGGCGCATCTCCGAGCTCATAAGGTCCCTTAAGGGAAGGGGATCGGTGCTAGCTGGTACCGGGGACGTGCTCTTAGATACTCTGGTCCTGGGCGGTGACGGTGGTATAGTGGCTGTGTCCATATTCGCTCCCGAGTTAGCTGTGGAGCTCTACAACTCCTTCAAGGCCGGAGACCTTCGGAGGGCTTCGAGCATACAGCTCACTCTGACGATGCTCAACGAGATCGTAGTGAAGAAGTACAACCAGCTCAGCGCTACTAAGGAGGCCCTGAGGTTGAGAGGGTTACCCGGAGGTTACGCTAGGATGCCATCGCAACCCCTGAGCGAGGAAGAGAGGGAAGAAGTTAAGAGAGCCCTCCGGTCAGCTGGGCTACTCTGA
- a CDS encoding carbohydrate kinase family protein: MGLKYAAAGHITIDEFGDHLRIGGGVSYGSVFVAGLGVRATAVSRVGSDMPDELLSYLRYEGVDTSRVRRTCERTTRFVIRREKGLSCPTLLASRCSDIEVEDLSGLRVDVIHLSPVAGEVGREVVAEAIELSEVVVLDLQGVLRVFREDGVYLSGEQLHRFLGIDLAVHLNLEEAVAATGKLNSIECLKELSKYFKVVSISLGSEGALFSFPDGSLKASAPKVEALDDVGAGDVLTAALGIALARDMGPEEAARFSVASATASTLEEGPRRVEVDKISSLEGKVSLQWI; encoded by the coding sequence ATGGGGCTTAAGTACGCGGCTGCGGGGCACATCACGATAGACGAGTTCGGTGACCACCTTAGGATCGGGGGAGGTGTCTCCTACGGTTCCGTCTTCGTGGCCGGGCTTGGGGTGCGAGCGACCGCTGTATCCAGGGTCGGAAGCGATATGCCCGACGAACTGCTGAGCTACCTGAGGTATGAGGGGGTCGATACCTCCAGAGTTAGGAGGACGTGCGAGAGGACGACCAGATTCGTAATAAGGAGGGAGAAGGGCCTCTCATGCCCCACGCTACTCGCGAGTAGGTGCAGCGATATCGAAGTAGAGGACCTGAGCGGATTGCGCGTTGACGTGATCCACTTAAGCCCTGTAGCCGGTGAGGTGGGGAGGGAGGTCGTTGCTGAAGCCATTGAGCTCTCGGAAGTTGTCGTGCTTGACTTACAGGGAGTCCTGAGGGTCTTCAGGGAGGACGGGGTTTACCTCTCCGGGGAGCAATTGCATCGATTCCTGGGGATCGATCTGGCCGTTCATCTCAATTTAGAGGAGGCGGTAGCTGCTACAGGCAAGCTAAATTCGATAGAATGCTTGAAGGAGCTATCCAAATACTTCAAGGTGGTGTCGATCAGCTTGGGTAGCGAGGGGGCCCTCTTCAGCTTCCCGGATGGTTCCCTCAAAGCGTCAGCCCCCAAAGTTGAGGCCCTGGATGACGTGGGCGCGGGAGACGTGCTCACAGCAGCCCTAGGGATAGCTTTAGCGAGGGACATGGGGCCTGAAGAAGCAGCTAGGTTCTCTGTAGCTTCAGCAACAGCATCTACACTGGAGGAGGGGCCTAGGAGGGTAGAAGTCGACAAGATATCCTCCCTAGAGGGTAAGGTTAGCTTGCAATGGATCTAA
- the tsaA gene encoding tRNA (N6-threonylcarbamoyladenosine(37)-N6)-methyltransferase TrmO codes for MICFKPIGVIRTEASRDEVKESFEGVEGFIEVLEEYEDALRGLEGFSHIIVLTYLHEVTEEQRATLVVRPKRFLKLGFEEVPEVGVFATDSPHRPNPIGLHLLRVRSIVGRRIYVSSLDAFDNTPVLDIRPYTPSRIVENPSFPEWYRELLSKVRGRHGA; via the coding sequence GTGATATGCTTCAAGCCCATAGGCGTAATCAGGACCGAGGCTTCGAGGGACGAGGTGAAGGAGAGCTTTGAGGGTGTCGAGGGTTTTATAGAAGTGCTTGAGGAATATGAGGATGCCTTAAGGGGATTAGAGGGGTTCTCACACATAATCGTGCTGACCTACCTCCATGAGGTGACTGAGGAGCAGAGAGCTACGTTAGTAGTGAGACCTAAGAGGTTTCTGAAGCTCGGTTTTGAGGAGGTACCTGAGGTAGGAGTATTCGCTACCGACTCACCCCATAGGCCCAACCCGATAGGCCTCCACTTGCTCAGGGTGAGGTCCATAGTGGGCAGGAGGATCTACGTCTCAAGCCTAGATGCGTTCGATAATACCCCCGTACTGGACATAAGGCCCTATACACCCTCTAGGATCGTGGAGAATCCCTCCTTCCCCGAGTGGTACCGTGAGCTCCTGAGTAAGGTGAGGGGGAGGCATGGGGCTTAA